One genomic segment of Vagococcus intermedius includes these proteins:
- a CDS encoding class I SAM-dependent methyltransferase produces MFEEYGELSTELYDFTKPIGHEIDGDLTFYLEQVKSATGLVLEAGVGTGRMLVPFAEKGIKIEGVDLSPFMLEKCQHHLNERKLEVKLYLQDLQALDLPKKYQMIIMPTGSFALLPTREMMLKSLTAFKHHLLPGGKLILDLLLPRDFQEGNSSTTTCELSDSTGIIFNSTSLNIDWEAQRTTELHRYEKWVKGQMVQTELSQFILSWYGIEEFKLILEKIGFKNCQVIWDYGQNSGAHATLTFIAEA; encoded by the coding sequence ATGTTCGAAGAATATGGTGAACTAAGTACTGAGCTTTATGACTTTACCAAACCAATTGGTCATGAAATTGACGGCGACCTAACTTTTTATTTAGAACAAGTCAAATCAGCAACAGGCTTAGTCCTTGAAGCAGGTGTTGGGACAGGACGCATGCTCGTGCCTTTTGCTGAAAAAGGCATCAAAATAGAAGGCGTTGATTTGTCCCCATTTATGTTAGAAAAATGTCAACACCATTTAAATGAGCGCAAACTAGAAGTGAAACTCTATCTTCAAGATCTTCAAGCCCTTGATTTACCAAAGAAGTATCAAATGATTATCATGCCAACCGGTAGTTTTGCACTGTTACCGACTAGAGAGATGATGCTTAAAAGCCTAACAGCGTTTAAACACCATTTATTACCTGGTGGTAAATTAATTTTAGATTTACTTTTACCTCGAGACTTTCAAGAAGGAAACTCATCAACTACAACATGTGAACTTTCTGATAGCACTGGTATCATCTTCAATAGTACCTCACTCAATATTGATTGGGAAGCCCAACGTACAACTGAGTTACACCGCTATGAAAAATGGGTAAAAGGACAGATGGTCCAAACTGAATTATCTCAATTTATCTTATCTTGGTATGGTATTGAAGAATTTAAACTTATTTTAGAAAAAATAGGGTTTAAAAATTGTCAAGTCATCTGGGATTACGGTCAAAATTCAGGTGCACACGCTACCTTAACCTTCATTGCTGAAGCTTAA
- a CDS encoding ClbS/DfsB family four-helix bundle protein, which yields MARPEDKESLLALSAENFTKLMAMIENMPVEMKEGSFPFNDRDKNVRDVLGHLHDWHLMFFDWYKDGMAGVKPTMPKSGYTWKTLPALNQQIWESYQMMSLEESQSLLIKSHKRVMALIESHSDYELFTKKYYKWTNTTSLGAYFISATSSHYDWAFKKLSKYQRAMR from the coding sequence GTGGCTAGACCCGAAGATAAAGAAAGTTTATTAGCTTTATCAGCAGAAAATTTTACTAAATTAATGGCAATGATTGAGAATATGCCAGTTGAGATGAAGGAGGGAAGCTTTCCCTTTAATGATCGAGATAAAAACGTGAGAGATGTCTTAGGACACCTTCATGACTGGCATCTTATGTTTTTCGATTGGTATAAAGATGGGATGGCAGGTGTTAAGCCAACGATGCCAAAATCGGGGTATACCTGGAAAACATTGCCGGCCTTAAATCAACAAATTTGGGAAAGTTATCAAATGATGAGTTTAGAAGAAAGCCAGAGTTTGCTCATAAAAAGTCATAAACGTGTAATGGCATTAATTGAAAGTCATTCTGACTATGAGTTATTTACTAAAAAATACTATAAATGGACGAATACGACGTCTTTAGGAGCTTATTTTATTTCGGCAACGTCTAGTCACTATGATTGGGCTTTTAAAAAGTTAAGTAAGTATCAACGTGCTATGAGATAA
- a CDS encoding GNAT family N-acetyltransferase — MTLYFRNIKKKDFKTLESIIQKIWEYDTFCSPKTSKRAVKMFLSSCLAHSSFSQVAVYQDQVVGVILAKDLTCKKQNVRDLFRLASSLLPLYLTEEGRHVLTNLTKVEALDQELLAKSNKNYEAELTLFVMADGYQGKGIGKTLYQAAISYFEQQKVTNFYLFTDTKCHYQFYEYQGMKQQDKKMMTLTLTPDRSKEQIGFFLYDKELK; from the coding sequence ATGACTTTATACTTTCGAAACATCAAAAAAAAGGACTTTAAAACGTTAGAATCAATCATTCAAAAAATATGGGAATACGATACTTTTTGTAGCCCAAAAACCTCTAAACGAGCCGTTAAAATGTTTTTAAGCTCTTGTTTAGCCCACTCAAGTTTTTCACAAGTAGCTGTCTATCAAGATCAAGTAGTAGGAGTTATTTTAGCAAAAGACCTTACTTGTAAAAAGCAAAATGTGAGGGATCTTTTTCGCCTGGCTAGCTCTTTACTTCCTCTCTATTTAACAGAAGAAGGTCGACATGTCCTTACTAATTTGACTAAAGTAGAAGCACTTGATCAAGAACTTCTAGCAAAAAGCAACAAGAATTATGAGGCCGAATTAACTTTATTTGTCATGGCTGATGGCTATCAAGGAAAAGGGATCGGTAAAACACTCTATCAAGCAGCTATTTCTTATTTTGAGCAACAAAAAGTGACTAACTTTTATTTATTTACAGATACTAAATGTCATTATCAATTTTATGAGTACCAAGGAATGAAGCAACAGGACAAAAAAATGATGACTCTTACCTTAACACCTGATCGCTCAAAAGAACAAATTGGTTTCTTTCTGTATGATAAAGAACTCAAATAA
- a CDS encoding GNAT family N-acetyltransferase, whose translation MILETDRLILRPFELEDATALYHYAKNPKIGPAAGWSSHTSVAESQRVIQEELTGELIFAIVLKSQPDEVIGCIDLAIGKRSFMLDTEGEIGYWLGEEFWGRGLVPEAVRTVLRQGFGIIGLDYIWCAAFIDNKNSQRVQEKIGFKYIKTIENVEFKLIDAKKTERLTRLSRQEWHQLSKN comes from the coding sequence ATGATTTTAGAAACAGATCGTTTGATACTAAGGCCATTTGAACTTGAGGATGCCACGGCGCTTTATCACTATGCTAAAAATCCTAAGATTGGACCTGCAGCTGGTTGGTCTTCACATACAAGTGTGGCTGAAAGTCAAAGAGTCATTCAAGAGGAGTTAACGGGTGAACTTATTTTTGCGATTGTCTTAAAATCACAACCTGATGAAGTCATCGGTTGTATCGATCTAGCAATCGGTAAGCGTTCATTTATGTTGGATACTGAAGGTGAGATTGGTTATTGGCTAGGAGAAGAGTTTTGGGGACGTGGACTTGTGCCAGAGGCAGTTCGAACAGTATTGAGACAAGGGTTTGGGATTATTGGTTTAGATTATATTTGGTGTGCTGCCTTTATCGATAATAAAAACTCTCAAAGAGTGCAAGAGAAGATCGGATTTAAGTACATTAAAACGATAGAAAATGTAGAGTTTAAACTGATTGATGCTAAGAAAACAGAACGCTTGACCCGTCTAAGTCGGCAGGAGTGGCACCAACTATCTAAAAACTAA
- a CDS encoding amidohydrolase, producing MLEAREDEMVAIRRYLHANPELSFHETKTAKYIADFYKGKACHVQTMIGGQNGVLVDIEGGFPGDNLALRADFDALPIQEETDLPFSSKNEGVMHACGHDAHTAYMLVLADCLIQVKDRLKGTIRIIHQPAEEVPPGGAITMVECDCLKDISHVLGIHIINNFPTGTISYHPGAVHTGRATFKLKIQGQGGHGSSPHEAKDSILAGAQFVTAIQTIVSRKIDPMETVSVTIGSFDGKGSANIIKDSVILEGDVRMLKESSRPKVEAEFRRILKGVCLANEMSYDLDYMNDYIVCINDEATTIMVKEALDLANLKEVTTINDCGALNPSEDFAYYAAKRPSCFFYVGAREIEGACYPHHHPKFRINEKCLLIAAKAMASSVLYYMSEGV from the coding sequence ATGTTAGAAGCAAGAGAAGATGAGATGGTTGCTATCCGTCGTTACTTGCATGCCAACCCCGAACTGTCCTTTCACGAAACGAAAACTGCCAAGTATATTGCTGATTTTTATAAAGGAAAAGCCTGTCATGTGCAAACAATGATTGGTGGACAAAATGGTGTATTAGTTGATATTGAAGGAGGATTTCCCGGCGATAATTTAGCTTTACGAGCTGACTTTGATGCACTTCCTATCCAAGAAGAAACGGACTTACCTTTTAGTTCTAAAAATGAAGGCGTTATGCACGCGTGTGGGCATGATGCTCACACGGCTTACATGTTAGTGTTAGCTGATTGTTTGATTCAAGTGAAAGATCGTTTAAAAGGGACGATTCGGATCATTCATCAACCAGCTGAAGAAGTTCCGCCAGGAGGTGCTATCACAATGGTTGAATGCGACTGTTTAAAAGACATCTCTCATGTATTAGGGATACACATCATTAATAATTTTCCAACTGGAACGATTAGTTATCACCCAGGTGCAGTTCACACTGGGAGAGCGACTTTTAAATTGAAAATTCAAGGACAAGGTGGCCATGGGTCATCCCCTCATGAAGCAAAGGATAGTATTTTAGCCGGAGCTCAATTTGTGACAGCTATCCAAACGATTGTCAGTCGGAAAATTGATCCAATGGAAACTGTTAGCGTGACTATTGGCTCATTTGATGGCAAAGGATCAGCTAATATTATCAAAGATTCTGTTATTTTAGAGGGTGATGTCAGAATGTTAAAGGAGAGTTCTCGTCCTAAAGTAGAGGCAGAATTTAGAAGAATATTAAAAGGTGTTTGTTTAGCAAATGAGATGTCTTACGATTTAGATTATATGAATGATTATATAGTTTGTATCAATGATGAGGCGACAACCATCATGGTTAAAGAAGCTTTGGATTTAGCGAATCTAAAAGAGGTGACAACTATTAATGATTGTGGTGCCCTAAATCCCTCAGAAGATTTTGCTTATTATGCAGCTAAAAGGCCGAGTTGCTTTTTTTATGTAGGTGCTCGTGAAATTGAAGGAGCGTGCTATCCTCATCACCATCCCAAGTTTAGAATTAATGAAAAATGCTTATTGATTGCTGCAAAAGCAATGGCCAGCTCTGTTCTATATTATATGTCAGAAGGTGTGTAG
- a CDS encoding MFS transporter has product MSATNLTYKGTNKLLTGIVLSILTYWLFAQALVNIAPDVQSDLGLSASIFGIGLSLAGLCCGTFIVVAGTAADRFGRMKLTYLGLSLNIMGSLFLVITQGALLFIIGRMLQGLAAACIMPATISLVKSYYVGNDRQRAVSYWSIGSWGGSGFCSFFGGAVASNFGWRYVFIFSIIISVLSMGLIFGTPESKAEKTKKVPFDFVGLTIFIIFMLAFNIFISKGGDFGWTSLTTLMLLVVAIVGGYLFIRVELGNQDSFIDLSLFKNRYYLGATVSDFLLNSISGTMFVVNSYVQQGRGLSAAQSGLLSLGYLVLVLVSIRIGEKLLQVMGARKPMILGTVIAGMGVSCMSLTVLKGPIYLMFVFIGFSLLGIGLGLYATPSTDTAISSVPDEKVGVASGIYKMASSLGGGTGVVLSSTIYAHFSASGDYTSGATYGLLWNILFSILAVCSIVMIVPKETNQND; this is encoded by the coding sequence ATGAGTGCTACTAATTTGACTTATAAAGGGACGAACAAACTCTTAACCGGAATCGTTTTAAGTATCTTGACTTATTGGCTGTTTGCTCAAGCTTTAGTAAATATAGCGCCTGATGTCCAATCAGATTTAGGACTATCGGCAAGTATTTTTGGGATAGGTCTGTCTTTAGCAGGTTTATGTTGTGGTACTTTTATCGTAGTGGCAGGGACAGCTGCAGATCGCTTTGGTAGAATGAAGTTAACTTATCTTGGCTTAAGTTTAAATATTATGGGTTCCTTATTTTTAGTAATAACACAAGGAGCGTTATTATTTATTATAGGTAGAATGTTACAAGGACTGGCAGCCGCCTGTATTATGCCTGCGACTATTTCTTTAGTTAAAAGCTATTATGTCGGAAACGACAGGCAAAGAGCGGTTAGTTATTGGTCGATTGGTTCTTGGGGTGGTTCAGGTTTTTGTTCATTTTTTGGAGGAGCTGTTGCTAGTAATTTTGGCTGGCGCTATGTTTTTATTTTTTCTATCATTATTTCGGTTTTGAGTATGGGCTTGATATTTGGAACGCCTGAAAGTAAAGCTGAGAAAACTAAAAAGGTACCCTTTGATTTTGTAGGTCTCACGATTTTTATTATTTTTATGTTAGCATTTAATATTTTTATTTCTAAAGGTGGCGATTTTGGTTGGACGAGTCTAACGACGCTCATGTTGTTAGTAGTTGCTATAGTCGGTGGTTATCTATTCATAAGAGTAGAGTTGGGAAATCAAGATAGTTTTATTGATTTAAGTTTATTTAAAAATAGATATTATTTAGGTGCGACAGTTTCGGATTTTTTACTAAATTCTATTTCAGGCACCATGTTTGTAGTTAATTCATATGTTCAACAAGGAAGAGGTTTGTCCGCAGCTCAATCAGGATTATTATCACTAGGTTATTTGGTTTTAGTTTTAGTTTCAATTAGGATCGGTGAAAAATTATTGCAAGTAATGGGTGCTCGTAAACCAATGATTTTGGGAACAGTTATAGCAGGGATGGGTGTTAGTTGTATGTCTTTGACTGTATTAAAGGGTCCAATATATTTAATGTTTGTTTTCATTGGGTTTAGTTTACTGGGAATCGGATTAGGATTGTATGCAACTCCCTCGACAGATACTGCTATTTCTAGTGTTCCAGATGAAAAAGTTGGAGTCGCTTCAGGTATTTATAAGATGGCCAGTTCACTAGGAGGAGGTACGGGAGTTGTCTTATCATCAACTATCTATGCTCATTTTAGCGCAAGTGGTGATTATACATCTGGTGCGACCTACGGATTATTATGGAATATTTTATTTAGCATATTAGCAGTGTGCTCAATTGTAATGATTGTTCCAAAAGAAACTAATCAGAACGACTGA
- a CDS encoding PTS transporter subunit IIC: MENTEKLGFKQSLFHVLNGTATGIVVGLIPNAVLGELFKAFDGAFFEMAYQVVYSLQFATAAAVGVLVAVNFGFNAMQAAAVGTAAFVGSGAVTFKDGIWVGGGIGDLINVMITAGIACWIILKVKDKLGSFNAIGLPILGGAVPAFIGLFLLPYVSMITTYIGDLINSFTHLEPKLMSVLIAIAFAMLIVSPISTVAIGLAIGLNGLAAGAAAIGVTACTAILLISSVRVNKIGTTLAILFGAMKMMLPNLVRNPIMLVPSVITGAISGFVAALLNIQGIPASAGFGLVGLVGPIHAVQQSTANFSMAVLSTILAFIIVPFGVGWVVDYLCRNVFHLYKTDIFKYEA; encoded by the coding sequence ATGGAAAATACAGAAAAGTTAGGATTTAAGCAATCATTATTTCATGTTTTAAACGGAACAGCCACAGGAATTGTAGTTGGTTTGATTCCAAATGCAGTTTTGGGTGAGCTTTTTAAAGCTTTTGATGGTGCTTTTTTTGAAATGGCCTATCAAGTAGTTTATTCCTTGCAATTTGCCACAGCTGCGGCTGTTGGTGTGCTAGTCGCTGTTAATTTCGGTTTTAATGCTATGCAGGCAGCTGCGGTTGGGACAGCTGCATTTGTTGGTTCTGGTGCAGTGACTTTTAAAGACGGTATATGGGTCGGTGGTGGGATTGGTGATTTGATTAACGTCATGATAACTGCGGGTATTGCTTGTTGGATTATTTTAAAAGTGAAGGATAAATTGGGCTCTTTTAATGCTATTGGTTTACCAATTTTAGGCGGAGCGGTGCCAGCTTTTATTGGATTATTTCTATTACCTTATGTGAGCATGATTACAACTTATATTGGTGATTTAATTAATAGCTTTACGCACTTAGAGCCCAAATTAATGAGTGTACTTATTGCGATTGCTTTTGCGATGTTAATCGTCTCTCCTATTTCAACTGTTGCGATAGGTTTGGCCATAGGCTTAAATGGGTTAGCAGCAGGTGCAGCTGCAATAGGAGTGACTGCGTGTACAGCGATTCTTTTGATTTCATCTGTGAGGGTCAATAAGATAGGGACGACGTTGGCAATTTTATTTGGTGCTATGAAAATGATGTTACCAAATTTAGTTAGAAACCCAATCATGCTAGTTCCCTCAGTGATAACCGGAGCAATTAGCGGATTTGTAGCGGCTTTATTAAATATTCAAGGTATCCCAGCTAGTGCGGGATTTGGTTTGGTTGGCTTAGTAGGCCCAATTCATGCCGTTCAACAATCAACAGCAAACTTCAGCATGGCTGTGTTGAGTACAATTTTAGCTTTTATTATTGTTCCGTTTGGAGTAGGTTGGGTAGTTGACTATCTTTGTCGAAATGTTTTCCATCTATATAAAACGGATATTTTTAAATATGAAGCTTAA
- a CDS encoding multidrug effflux MFS transporter, with amino-acid sequence MRKNIKKQPGVLLLIVLVGFPQISETIFTPSLPQIATAYGVAINTAQLTLSIYFLAFAFGVFTWGWLSDSIGRRKAMNYGILIYGLGSLMCYLSGSMTSLLVARFIQAFGASTGSITTQTILRESYEGNERHSLFAKISAALAFTPAIGPLIGGFVGESFGYRAVFFTLVLMSVGVFAYSYLSLPETFVPETKTAVSLSKVARRLISNPRVVTFGIIIGGINGLLFSYYAEAPYVFIEYFGMTQSHYGFLGIMIALATVIGSLLSKRLLAHFKPEMIIRGGLSLAFLGAVALLVVTCLSGMASWIQMGLYIITVFIILVGTGISLPNCLSLALVDFKDVVGTAGAIFSLAYYLLVSLCTFLMSVLHTGSLINMPLYFIALIGVQLMLSKRYLK; translated from the coding sequence ATGAGAAAAAACATCAAAAAACAACCGGGCGTCTTACTATTAATCGTATTAGTAGGGTTTCCGCAAATCAGTGAAACAATTTTTACCCCATCTTTACCACAAATTGCTACAGCTTATGGTGTGGCGATTAATACAGCGCAATTGACTTTAAGCATTTATTTCTTAGCATTTGCTTTTGGCGTTTTTACGTGGGGATGGTTATCAGATAGTATAGGTCGTCGTAAAGCGATGAATTACGGTATTTTAATCTATGGTCTTGGTAGCTTAATGTGCTACCTATCAGGCTCGATGACGAGTTTATTAGTAGCGCGTTTTATTCAAGCTTTTGGTGCCAGTACTGGCTCCATCACAACTCAGACTATTTTACGTGAAAGCTATGAAGGGAACGAACGCCACAGTTTATTTGCCAAAATATCTGCTGCTTTAGCCTTTACTCCCGCAATTGGACCACTTATCGGTGGGTTTGTCGGAGAATCATTTGGCTATCGAGCGGTCTTCTTCACCTTAGTCTTGATGAGTGTAGGAGTATTTGCCTATAGTTACTTATCTTTACCAGAAACATTTGTCCCTGAAACGAAAACAGCCGTTTCGCTTTCAAAAGTTGCTAGACGATTAATTTCAAATCCACGTGTTGTGACCTTTGGGATTATTATCGGAGGAATTAATGGGCTATTGTTTAGTTATTATGCTGAGGCACCGTATGTGTTTATTGAGTATTTTGGTATGACTCAATCTCACTATGGTTTCTTAGGAATCATGATTGCTTTAGCAACAGTGATTGGTTCATTGCTCTCAAAACGCCTGTTAGCTCACTTTAAACCAGAAATGATTATACGCGGTGGTTTGAGTTTAGCTTTCCTAGGTGCCGTAGCTTTACTTGTAGTCACTTGTCTATCAGGTATGGCAAGTTGGATACAAATGGGCTTATATATCATAACAGTTTTTATAATATTAGTTGGAACAGGCATTAGCTTACCAAACTGCTTGAGTTTGGCTTTAGTTGATTTTAAAGATGTTGTCGGAACAGCAGGAGCTATTTTTAGTTTAGCCTATTATTTATTGGTTAGCTTATGTACATTTTTAATGAGTGTTCTTCACACAGGCTCATTAATCAACATGCCACTATACTTTATCGCCTTAATCGGTGTGCAATTGATGTTAAGTAAACGTTATTTGAAATAG
- a CDS encoding GlsB/YeaQ/YmgE family stress response membrane protein: MGLIWTLLVGALIGVIAGSLTNKGGSMGWIANILAGLVGSSIGQSLLGHWGPQLAGMALIPSIVGAVILVAVVSFFFSKGEQVNK; this comes from the coding sequence ATGGGTTTAATTTGGACATTATTAGTAGGCGCCTTAATTGGGGTTATTGCGGGATCACTAACTAACAAAGGCGGCTCAATGGGCTGGATCGCGAATATTTTAGCAGGCTTGGTTGGTTCTTCAATTGGTCAGTCTTTATTGGGACATTGGGGACCGCAGTTAGCTGGGATGGCTTTAATTCCATCTATTGTAGGAGCTGTCATTTTGGTCGCAGTGGTGTCATTTTTCTTCAGTAAAGGTGAACAAGTCAACAAGTAA
- a CDS encoding GyrI-like domain-containing protein, with product MRQGKLFFKTNGVIHFNAWYADFEIRLANLLTILKEKIMMKKRVITLTNVPVYYKRRVGEYGIGNYQVMEEMKQWVTDNLPSETEIWAVALDNPNQVAPKECRYDVCATKLLGGIPLTLPRDIKNRTLIAGEYMVITIPHTVEGTQVFWQTFLEQLEEYDIDRSRPIMEHYSKAKLALGYCEMYVPIRS from the coding sequence ATGAGACAAGGAAAACTATTTTTTAAAACGAATGGTGTGATTCATTTTAATGCATGGTATGCTGATTTTGAGATCAGATTGGCCAATCTTCTCACTATTTTAAAGGAGAAGATTATGATGAAAAAAAGAGTGATTACCTTAACTAATGTTCCAGTTTATTATAAACGTCGAGTAGGAGAGTATGGGATTGGCAATTATCAAGTAATGGAAGAGATGAAGCAATGGGTAACTGATAATTTACCAAGTGAGACGGAAATTTGGGCAGTCGCCTTAGACAATCCTAATCAAGTTGCACCAAAGGAGTGTCGTTATGATGTCTGTGCAACTAAATTATTAGGAGGCATCCCTTTAACTCTTCCAAGAGATATTAAAAATCGGACGCTAATAGCAGGTGAGTATATGGTGATCACGATTCCTCATACAGTTGAAGGGACACAAGTTTTTTGGCAGACTTTTTTAGAGCAATTAGAAGAATATGACATAGACCGTAGCCGACCTATTATGGAACATTATTCCAAAGCTAAATTAGCTTTAGGTTATTGTGAGATGTATGTCCCTATTAGAAGCTGA
- a CDS encoding ABC transporter ATP-binding protein — protein MSKIKQKNKLFEMAQPNKKLMAVAIFLSATSAIFGLIIPLIIQKVIDGSGSTPSIGMGLIALGVFLLEIAISALSYYLLTWIGLKMVKGLRERMVKKTTAFELSYFQIEKPGELVSRTINDTNLIKEFVGEKIPQLISGIVTLVFTVIILFYMDWQMSILIVISMPLCTLFMLPLGKKLFNISKKTQDKIAGFTADFTQVLSSAELVKASNGEAEMVRQMEDEIESLFTYGKEEGKVNSILQPLMMFVVMGLIMFIVAYGGYRVSQGTLLPGKFIAFMIYIFQIIGPVVSFSTIFSGYQKVKGATERIQELDKVVTEDLTKGRQVVIDGQDIQFVDVTFAYSQEKTILKNVSFIAKQNQTVAFVGPSGSGKSTTFNLIERFYRPSSGQILVGGEDLEEFSLQSWREQIGYVPQASTLLSGTIRDNLTFGLVREVTDEELDVVMSQACGSEIIKRLPKGYDSEVGERGSLLSGGERQRLAIARAFLRQPKLLLLDEATASLDSRSEKVVQQALENLMENRTTFVIAHRLSTVVNADKILFIEQGEVTGEGTHHELLASHDLYKEFCNQQLAE, from the coding sequence ATGAGTAAAATAAAACAAAAAAATAAGTTATTCGAAATGGCACAACCTAACAAGAAATTAATGGCAGTTGCTATTTTTTTAAGTGCAACAAGTGCTATCTTCGGGTTAATCATTCCTTTGATTATTCAAAAAGTGATTGATGGGTCAGGTAGCACCCCAAGTATTGGGATGGGGCTTATTGCTCTGGGAGTATTTTTATTAGAAATAGCGATTAGTGCTCTTTCTTATTATTTGCTAACATGGATCGGTTTGAAAATGGTAAAAGGGTTACGTGAACGAATGGTAAAAAAAACCACAGCCTTTGAATTATCTTATTTTCAAATAGAAAAACCTGGTGAATTAGTGAGTCGAACAATTAACGACACTAATTTGATAAAAGAGTTTGTGGGAGAAAAAATACCACAATTAATTTCAGGAATTGTTACCCTCGTTTTTACAGTGATTATCTTATTTTATATGGATTGGCAGATGAGTATTTTAATCGTTATTTCAATGCCCTTATGCACCTTGTTTATGCTACCCTTGGGTAAAAAATTATTTAATATCTCAAAAAAAACGCAAGATAAAATCGCAGGTTTTACTGCTGATTTTACCCAAGTACTATCCTCAGCTGAGTTAGTAAAAGCCTCTAATGGCGAGGCTGAGATGGTCAGGCAGATGGAAGATGAAATTGAGTCTCTATTTACCTATGGTAAAGAGGAAGGAAAGGTTAATTCTATTTTACAACCTTTAATGATGTTTGTCGTAATGGGCTTAATTATGTTTATTGTGGCTTATGGTGGGTATCGTGTGTCCCAGGGTACCCTACTACCTGGGAAATTTATTGCTTTCATGATTTATATTTTTCAGATTATTGGTCCGGTTGTTTCTTTTAGCACAATTTTTTCTGGGTATCAAAAAGTAAAAGGGGCAACAGAACGTATTCAAGAATTAGATAAGGTTGTGACAGAAGATTTAACTAAAGGGCGTCAAGTGGTGATTGATGGTCAAGACATTCAGTTTGTTGATGTCACATTTGCCTATTCACAAGAAAAAACAATTTTAAAAAATGTATCATTTATAGCCAAACAAAATCAAACAGTGGCTTTTGTTGGACCTAGTGGTAGTGGTAAAAGTACAACTTTTAATTTAATTGAGCGCTTTTATCGGCCTAGTTCTGGGCAGATTTTAGTTGGCGGGGAAGATTTAGAAGAATTTTCTTTACAATCATGGCGTGAACAAATTGGTTATGTTCCCCAAGCTAGTACCCTATTATCTGGGACAATCCGCGATAATCTTACCTTTGGCTTAGTACGAGAAGTAACAGATGAGGAACTGGACGTTGTGATGTCTCAAGCGTGTGGTTCTGAAATTATTAAACGTCTACCAAAAGGGTATGATAGTGAGGTAGGTGAAAGGGGGAGCCTTTTATCAGGTGGAGAACGTCAACGACTGGCTATTGCCAGAGCTTTTTTACGTCAACCCAAGTTATTATTGTTAGATGAAGCAACGGCTAGTCTCGACAGTCGTTCTGAAAAAGTTGTCCAACAAGCCTTGGAAAATCTAATGGAAAATCGGACAACCTTTGTGATTGCACACCGTTTGTCTACGGTCGTTAATGCAGATAAAATATTATTTATTGAACAAGGTGAGGTAACAGGTGAGGGGACTCACCACGAATTATTAGCTAGCCACGATTTATATAAAGAATTTTGTAATCAACAATTAGCAGAATAG
- a CDS encoding response regulator transcription factor: MLNILVMDDDRKINEFLTIALEQAGFHVLSALDGEEGLSLLEQETIDLIVLDIMMPKIDGWEVASYVQDLNLEVPILMLSAKGQLVDKLKGFELGIADYLQKPFLIEELVARIRAILTRYRKMTQTNSVVVGKTVIDFQAGSLSINGGQGVNLPKKELDLLHYLYLNKGHLVSRDSIFNQVWGLAFVGDSRTIDVHIKRLRDKLLASELKIVSVRGLGYKLEVPLHV; the protein is encoded by the coding sequence ATGCTAAATATTTTAGTAATGGATGATGATCGAAAAATTAATGAATTTCTGACAATTGCTCTCGAACAAGCTGGTTTCCATGTCTTATCAGCTTTAGATGGAGAAGAGGGCTTGTCGCTCCTTGAACAAGAGACTATTGATTTGATAGTACTTGATATTATGATGCCTAAGATAGATGGGTGGGAAGTCGCCAGTTATGTTCAAGATCTAAATTTAGAAGTGCCTATCTTAATGTTAAGCGCGAAAGGACAATTAGTTGATAAATTAAAAGGGTTTGAATTAGGTATTGCTGATTATCTCCAGAAGCCTTTTTTGATTGAAGAATTGGTAGCTAGGATTCGCGCTATCTTGACTCGTTATCGAAAAATGACTCAAACTAATAGTGTTGTTGTAGGCAAGACAGTGATAGATTTTCAAGCAGGCAGTCTATCTATAAATGGTGGACAAGGAGTTAATTTACCTAAAAAAGAATTAGACCTATTGCATTATTTATATTTAAATAAAGGGCATTTAGTTAGTCGAGATAGCATTTTTAATCAGGTTTGGGGCTTGGCTTTTGTAGGGGATAGTCGAACAATTGATGTCCATATTAAAAGGTTACGTGACAAATTATTAGCTAGTGAGCTTAAGATTGTCTCGGTTCGTGGCTTAGGTTATAAATTAGAGGTGCCGTTACATGTCTAA